The Clupea harengus chromosome 22, Ch_v2.0.2, whole genome shotgun sequence genomic sequence GTGAAAAAATATGACGACCTGCAGTAGATAATTAGACGTCGGAGTTAATTTGCACGACTGTGCAGCAGTGTTTTATTCTAAAACGCCATTCAAGACTGTTTAAATGTAAGACTCATTCTGGTACACGTGTAGAACTCGCTTTCTTTGTGGATATAATACGCAACCCCTCTGAAGAACGAATAGTGGCTTATTCTTTTAAACAGTGGAAGGGCACACCCCTCTATCGGATCATCTCTAGGGGTGAATTTGATCAGTTGTGTACGTGCTGATTTGACTCCTCTTGTCTCCTGCTTTTAGACTGCACAGTAGGAGGGTCAACATGGCGGGCACTGGGGGCAGTACCCCTGGGAACCCCTCCCTGAAAATCATGACATTTCGTCCAACGATGGAGGAGTTCCGAGATTTCAATCAGTATCTTGTGTACATGGAATCTCAGGGAGCCCAACGTGCTGGTCTTGCAAAGGTAGGGTCGCCAAATCAGTTCCTGCAAACCACTTGTGGTTCCCTTAGCCTGGATGCAAAGTATTGCCTTGCCTTCTCAAGAAGGACTCGTAGTGTATTTCCTTACACTTTGGCTGTCCCCTGGAATGTTACTGTAGCATATATTGCAATGTAGAtatgttttggggggggggggatgtatgTGTGAAGTTTCTGTACATTCACACGAACCGTGGTCACACACTCTCGCCATGCAGATCATTCCCCCAAAGGAATGGAAGCCGCGCCGTACCTACGATGACATTGATGATCTGGTGATTCAGGCCCCCATCCAGCAGATGGTAGCTGGCCAGTCCGGACTCTTCACTCAGTACAACATCCAGAGGAAGCCTCTGACAGTGAAGGAGTTCCGCCAGCTTGCCAACAGTGATAAGTGAGTGGTGTGGTGACCACACACCATACGGCACCTCTGCCTTTGCCCTGATTTTGAACTTGAGTGTCGTCCTCCCACGAGTAGTCTAAGTAGCTTTTTAACAGGATGCTGTGAGGATTATCTCTTTCAAATAAGCGGCATTGCGTGCCTTGTCTATTTTTGTACTCTGCCAGCTTCTAGATTAGCTTGGATGTTCTTTTTGTCATTGATGCCAAGTTTGCACCTGCAAACCTTAAGTAAATCAGGGCCCTTGAGTGCAGATGAAGGACAACTACCATGATGCACAATCTAGCGGCAGGTTGAGCTTGAGCTTGACTTTGTACACTACGTACTTTAGTTCTGCCATATTAATTCGAGGGTTTTCAAACGATGTGttgttatgtatatatatatatgtagcgtGGCTTATCCATTTGTAGGAGGCCTGTGAAAGTAATGCTAGATTAGATTCCCTCATGACATTAATCATAGAGATTAGGTGAATTACTGCTTAAACTAGTATCATTGAGAATACACTGCCTGGTACTCTGTAAACATTGAGGAATTTGATGCTGTGTAGTATGCTTATAATGAAGCATATGATGTATACATAAAGTCTGCGGCATCATTCCTTTAACAATATACACGTGGCATTGTCCAGGTACTGCACCCCGCGGCACCTGAGCTTCGAGGACTTGGAGAGAAAGTACTGGAGGAATCTCACTTTTGTGTCCCCTATCTATGGAGCCGACGTGAGTGGCACCCTCTACGATGAGGTGAGCTTTCGGATTTCAAGAGAAACAAGTCCTTTTTGTCACtattgtgtttgtctgcagCTTCACCTCTAAAGGAGGCAGAGATCTTAGCTCTCATGTGAGGTATGGAGAAATAAGAATGATCTAAATAGTTTAGTCGATGACCTTTTTGATTCCAGGGCGTGGAGGAGTGGAACATTGGCCACCTGAACACAATTCTGGATGTAATTGAGGAGGACTGTGGCGTGGCCATCCAAGGCGTGAACACCCCCTACCTGTACTTCGGCATGTGGAAGACCAGCTTCTCGTGGCACACAGAGGACATGGATCTCTACAGCATTAACTACCTGCATTTCGGAGAGCCCAAATCCTGGTAAGAGACTTTCAGTCATCTTCTGGGGATCTTGCGAGCAGTAGGATCTTGTTGGTTTGCTTCTTTCCAATGCCACTGTTTTCCCGCCGTACTTTGTTCCCTAATATGCATAACCACGCACAAATGAATGTCTTGAGCACTCATGTAGTTTTCAGTGTCAACATGGTGTAGTAGGAAACATCATTAAGATACTTGTGATGGTTGCACCAAAGGAGGAAGAGCACTTCAGAGAGTCTGACTGTACTTTTCGTACTTGTGCTTTTGCATATTAGCCACTGATAGAGGATCTCTATTTAAATTTGCTTCTTGGACCTAACCTGCTCTTTTTACTTAATGAGATACTCTTTGCCTTGATGAGTGCATAATGAAGGCTTGACCTGCAAACTCACGAAGCATGTAATaaatctctccttccttcctccctcccttccttcagGTATGCTATCCCACCAGAGCATGGGAAGAGGCTGGAGCGGCTGGCCACAGGTAGCAACTCAGCAATTTTGCTAATGATTCCGAATTTATATTCATGACTTTGCTCTTTTAGTTGTGTCAGGCTGTTGGCCTTtaagtgcatgcatgcatactgaGTGATGTTGAGTAGGCCATCACACAATAACCATGCAGTGACAGACACTTATCTCTTTTCAGTCTCAGTATAAGGTGTGCTGCCCAACGTAATTAAAAAtgttgagggaaaaaaaagttacttttagGAAAGCAGGCAATCATAATAGCATGAACACGGCATGGTGGGTTACCTGCACGATATGTAATTATATGACCGTGTCCATTTTGTGTCTTTTCAGGTTTCTTCCCTAACAGCTTCAAGGGTTGTGAGGCTTTCCTTCGGCATAAGATGACCCTAATATCGCCCTCCATTCTCAAGAAGTACAGCATCCCCTTTGACAAGGTAAAACAGTTCATTattcctgtgtgcatgtgttagagTTTTAACAattttgagaaacactgctctcACCAAGACTGTAGCTCTGAATAAGTGTCTGTGCCGTAGGTCATATTCATAGAGAACATTATCTCAAGGCTGAATGGAAATAGCCTTGGTCagatttggggggaaataagcAAGTCTGATTCCAAGACTCTAACTAATGTTTCCCAGAGGACTTCACAATGCTTTTTAGCCTGAACCCCAGGCCCCACATGAAGGAGTGCTTGAGATCAGTCCACAGGATATTAAAGTCACCCAGACCTAATCAGGCACCAGCATCCTGCCTCTCATAACAGACATGGATCTGAAGCTTATCCAGGTTTTGAGAAGATAATACCTCAGttcctccatctcctgctgCACTATCCAGTTGGTGTAGAACATGAAATGGCCAGACCCCACCAATACCACTGCTGTAATAACTCTAGACATTAAAGTTAAAATAACCTAATGCCTCCTGACCACTGCTGTTTGGAGCACATTAAGGTTGTAATAACCTAATGCCTCTTGACCACTGCTGTTTGGAGCACATTAAGGTTGTGATAACCTAATGCCTCCTGACCACTGCTGTAATAACTCAAGACATTAAGGTTATAATAACCTAATGCCTCTTGACCACTGCTGTGTGGAGCACATTAAGGTTGTGATAACCTAATGCCTCCTGACCACTGCTGTAATAACTCAAGACATTAAGGTTATAATAACCTAATGCCTCTTGACCACTGCTGTTTGGAGCACATTAAGGTTGTGATAACCTTCTGCTACTTGACCACTGCTGTAATAACTCAAGACATTAAGGTTGTAATAACCTTATGCCTCTTGACCACTGCTGTGTGGAGCACATTAAGGTTATGATGACCTAATGCCTCTTGACCACTGCTGTAATAACTCAAGACATTAAGGTTGTAATAACCTTATGCCTCTTGACCACTGCTGTGTGGAGCACATTAAGGTTATGATGACCTAATGCCTCTTGACCACTGCTGTTTGGAGCACATTAAGGTTGTGATAACCTTCTGCTACTTGACCACTGCTGTAATAACTCAAGACATTAAGGTTGTAATAACCTTATGCCTCTTGACCACTGCTGTAATAACTCAACACATTAAGGTTGTGATAACCTAATGCCTCTTGACCACTGCTGTAATAACTCAACACATTAAGGTTGTGATAACCTAATGCCTCTTGACCACTGCTGTAATAACTCAAGACATTACGGTTGTGATAACCTTATGCCTCTTGACCACTGCTGTGTGGAGCACATTAAGGTTGTGATAACCTAATGCTACCTGACCACTGCTGTGTGGAGCACATTAAGGTTGTGATAACCTAATGCCTCTTGACCACTGCTGTGTGGAGCACATTAAGGTTGTGATAACCTAATGCCTCTTGACCACTGCTGTGTGGAGCACATTAAGGTTGTGATAATCTAATGTTACCTGACCACTGCTGTGTGGAGCACATTAAGGTTGTGATAACCTAATGCCTCCTGACCACTGCTGTGTGGAGCACATTAAGGTTGTGATAACCTAATGCCTCCTGACCACTGCTGTAATAACTCAAGACATTAAGGTTGTGATAATCTAATGCCTCTTGACCACTGCTGTGGAGCACATTAAGGTTTACTGACAGTCAGGCAGTTGTGTTATTTAGATTATCTATTCAAACTGAAAATCTTTCAGGATTTCTTCTCGTCattaaatgtctttttttttttttttaccacaagaTTTCTCCATATTATTTAGCAGACTCTGGGGATTTTTTAATAGGTTTTATGCAGCATGTGTTTCTTACCGTTTGAGAGAATACTTGAATAAGATTTCTTCAGTACAGCAACCGGTTtcacatgaatgtgtgtctgtgtggttttgattCATGGCTAACATTCAGGCCAAAGAagtttgatgttgttgttaagtAACTATCTGAGTTGATGTCCTCCCAGATAACCCAAGAGGCCGGGGAGTTCATGGTCACATTCCCATATGGTTACCACGCCGGCTTCAACCATGGCTTCAACTGTGCCGAGTCTACTAACTTTGCCAGCGTGCGATGGATCGACTATGGCAGAGTTGCAACACAGGTACCACCTTAAGTCTCTATGTTTGGTTGGTTCATTTGTGAAGACTTGTGCTGCTTTGTTTTACCCGTGTGGAGGTCAACCAacagtgacctgtgaccttcTCCCAATCAACGTGTTTGTTGCCATGGTCGTGGCCCTGGCTCAAGGgaagcaacaaaaaaagaaaggcgCAGGCCATTAAAGAGAAAACTCAAGGATATATTTACCCCAAAATACATTTGACAAACAAAACCGCAGGATAACTGTGGAAAAATGCAGAGAAGTCAGTGGTGCATGTAAGTGCATGATTGGAGAAGGGGAATGTAGTGAtgcacaaagaaacaaaaacaaggaaaCAACAGAACAAAGCAGAACAAACTAAACCCAGCTAGCCAACTGAATAAATAACCTCTTATAATCAACATGAGGAATTGAAGAAGCGGAGAATACATGATCCAAACGGGAACAAAACCAAAGATGAACATTTAAGGTCGTCTCCCCCTAATATtagaaatgtgtttgtattccTCACCAATCCTTTAGTGTTCTGGCCCAGCGCTATATAAGCAGTGGATGGGGTTGGTGTGCAGACTTCGCTTTGCTCTTCTCAGCGCAGTTCCACCCCAGCGATTATATGTGGGGGGGGTTCATGACAGGTCTATGATCTACAGTATATGACGCCACCGCTGTGGCTCCGTCCTTTCTGAAGGACAGAGGCTGCATGTTAAAGGTGATctgaataataatgatgatcGCTGAGCGcgtgtccccctctctcctctcctctcctctctcctctccccctcagtgCACGTGCAGTAAAGACATGGTGAAGATCTCCATGGACCCGTTTGTGCGCCTCTTCCAGCCGGAGCGCTACCAGGGCTGGCTGCAGGGCAAAGACCCCTGCCCCATCGACCACACCCTAGCCACGCCCGGCTGCACCCCTCAACTGGAGGGTTGGGTGCAGAGACGAGCCCGCACCAAACCTGCTTCCAAGAGGtattccccacacacaccccatatactgtacatcaatACAACACATGTCAGCACTACAGTAATCCATTAATATTGCTATAAAAGATTAGTTCCACTATAGTGTCTCAGTTCAGTAAAACATATTAATATCCCTCTAATTTCTAAACATTAATACAGCCACAGAAATCCATTCGTACTAGAGTAGATATTAATATTACTGTAGGCGTGTTTCCACGGCAGGTCCTCACATGACTCAAGTGGCTCACGCGGTTACAGGAACGGCCTACTGCTCCGTCCTTTagcttttccactgcagtgcAGGAACCACCACACCTACAAGTTGACAGGATCATTTGCTAACACTTAATTAGATGGCCGCTGTTGTTACTAGGTGAAGACACCAACAGCACTGATGATTAATAGCCACCCAGCTGTTTCAAGGCTGCAGAGAAGCACCTACCCTGGAGTAGGAACTCATTTCTCCCCTGATAACGGTCCTGTATAAGGTTCCTGTATAAGGTTCCTGCAGTCGCAATGCGCACAAACGGTTTGGGCCCcagagttcctgcagtggaaaacgGCCTAGTGACATTTGTTTGGTTATTTCTTTAATAGTTGAtggttgttgctgtgtgtttgccccAGCCTGCCCCCTATCCGCACACGCTCAAAGAGGCACAAGACCGTGGAGGAGCCTGTGGATATGGAGGCCTGTGCAGTTGAGAAGTGTAGGAGGGTGGAATCATGttcagaggagaaggaggcaaCGGCTCCTACACCACAGGACTACAAATCCCCAAATGCACTACTGCAGGGTATTGGTAAGTTGGGGGCACACTATTACCTATGCATttggacacacacccttttACATACATTATATACTTACCTGTATTATATAATTACTATATAAATGCTAATATTTCTAAACCTGTAGGCATTGCTCAGTCATATGTCAGGTTCAGGAGcccatatatatgtgtgtgtgtgtgtgtgtgtgtgtttgtttctgctctCCTAGGCTCCACTGGTAGGCGCAGGCAGATGTGTGTTGTGAAGGTAAACCGTGTAGAGGCCGACACACTGATCCACAAATCTTCCATCCGGGAGGACCCCTCAGGACCGCCTCGCCAGAAAGTGTCTGCCAGAGAAGGCAACGTCTCAAAGGTGCTACCAGACACACAGCTCAGCATGTCAACAATCCAGTCGCACACACCGCTGGAGAGCTCGAGGGCGgacaaacacatggacacacacacacacactctggccccTGGGTCCCTTACTGTAGTCACTGACATAAGTGTGGCCCCGACAGGGCAGAACACTTCTCCTTCAGAGGAAAGCAAAGGCAATCAGGCCACTTCATCAGACTGTGACAGTGGAGcacagggcaacacacacatggaacacacacacacaccgccagggGAAAGCCCACTGACCTCACGCCACTCTCTCCAGCAGAGGTACCTCTGAACTCTGGGAGCCAAGCACTTTGTGGGGAAGCAAGtagcacactcacacccacccccacagaTCTGTGGCCTGAGGTTCACCAACTCCCCCCACCCACGACATCTCAAGCATCTGATGTGAGATCAGACTGCCCGGCGGCAGAACCTCCTGTGCCCAGCAGCCTTGCCCGAGTGCCAGGCGCCGGGTGCGTCTCCGAAATGCCGCTGCTGACCCCGGAGCCCGTAGAGCTGGAGCAGGAAGAGCCCGACGTTGTTACCCAGGAGATGCCCGCTCTCACGCCAGCCCTGTGCTCAGAGGCGCCCgcggacaggcacacacacgcccccgcACTCTACCGCGAGAGCGACGTGCCCGTCCAGTCTCACACGGCTCCGCCAGAGCTCACCATAGAGGCCCTGAACCAGGAGCCACCCCTCGGCCCCGACCCCCCTGGCAGAGAGGCCCACACGGacggcacgcacacacacacctggaaacACACTCCGAGCCCGGAGCAAGACACACACCCcgagtcacacacactgaccgcgGCAGAGGCACAAGACGCACCACCGACTCTCGAAATCCAACCCACACAATCCCCAGCCAAGGTCCACAATCACACCCGGCTTTGCGCTGGTCCAAGTCCGTCTGGCGCCCTCAACACTACTGCGCACACTCCCACTTTAACACAGCAGATCACtggactcacacaaacacaaacacgcaattgTATTACCACTGCACACGCCTACactactgaacacactgaaacccaccccaacaccacagcacactcaacacgctcctctctcttctttaggTCACAACCTGGCACCTCAGGCCTCAGTGCAAGCCCAGGTCTACGCCCTGACACTACTGAACACGGCACACACTTAAGCATTACAGACCTGTCCACAGACACTactgaacacagcacacacttaaGCATTACAGACCTGTCCACAGACACTactgaacacagcacacacttaaGCATTACAGACACTactgaacacagcacacacttaaGCATTACAGACCTGTCCACAGACACTactgaacacagcacacacttaaGCATTACAGACACTACTGAACACGGCACACACTTAAGCATTACAGACACTACTGAACACGGCACACACTTAAGCATTACAGACCTGTCCACTGACACTACTGAACACGGCACACACTTAAGCATTACAGACGGCCATGCCCTGtccacagacacccccccctaCACTACACCCACTGAGGCAGGCCGTGACGCGGTTCACTACAACACTAATCCTAACGCCTACATAGACACACTCCtgagtcccacacacaccctcacgaGTCCGAGCACACACTCCGGCAGACTCACGCAGTCGGCCGGGGCGCTCCCTAACGACTCGCACTCCAGCGCCTACACACTCCTGGGGACCCTCCCCCCTGAGAGTTCATTGGTGGAGATGCGCCCTCAGTCCCTCCCCCCCGACGCCCTGTGGGGCAGTCTGCCCGCCCCCTCGCCGGCCGTGCTGATCGAGAGCGTGCGGCCGGAGCTGACGGACAGCCTGACGGCCTATCACACGCCGGCGACGGCCTACGACCGCCACGCGCTGCACACCTTCAGCCTGTGGGAGGAGCCACGCTGCAAGGCCGTCAGCTCCCCGGAGCCCCCCGAGCCCCCCGAGAGGGAGCAGACCTGGACGCAGCTGGAGCCcagctgcccacacacacacacacacgcacacacacacacacacgcacacacacaccaggacagcCAACCAGAAGTCACCGCCGCAGGGTTGCCCAGCAACGAGCTGGCTTCTTCTGAGTGCGGAGGCtcggagagagaaggagaaggagaaggaggaggaggaggaggaggaggaggaggaggaggaggcagggccAGCAGCAGTGATGACAGCTACAACTCCAACCTCAGCGAATCAGAGTGCGGCGACTCCGGTCTTGAGCCAGGGGAGGTCCCTACTGTAAGTAACAAAGTCTAAACATCCATCCTCACCCAATCAGAGATCAGAAGAAGTGGTCTTGGAATAGTTGTTGATGATTTTAGTGCAGAAGTGAATGGGAATGGGGAGTCCTGTGGGAACATTAGTCTTCCACAGACAAACCAGATTTCACCAGTGAAGCCTCACTGAGAGGAagtgtctgagtgagagtgtACTTCAGCTGCTGGCTGTAACCTGCATGTAGTCCCtccgtgtgtctgagtgagagtgtATTCAGCTGCTGGCTGTAACCTGCATCtagtccctctgtgtgtgtgtgtgtgtgtgtgtgtgtgttccctctcaGTACCAGGCAGCAGCGATGAAGAAGAGCACCAAGAGCTGGCGCCTGCCCCTGAGGAAGCCCACCGCTCGAGCCGCGCCCAGCGCCGTCAAACAGCAGAATATCAGCGACGAAGGTCCGTGCTGCGACTGCAagcacacgcaggcacacacacacacacacacacacacacacacaacacacaacacacaacacacacacacacacacacacacacaccacacactaacatcaTTCGGTCAACATCAGCTGAAACACGTTACTTCCTTGTCCTTACAGAGCCTCCGGAATGTTCCACCGCGGAAGGGGaagggcaggaggaggaggaggtggaggtgtgggCACGGCCGCTGGTGCAGCTGTGGCACAGCAGGGGGCGCTGCCTCAGTGCCGAGCGCGAGTACAACGCCGCGGCTGCCCAGAGTCGGCCACACTGTGCCGTCTGCACCATGTTCATGCCTTACCACCAGGTACAGTCACACTGATTC encodes the following:
- the kdm4c gene encoding LOW QUALITY PROTEIN: lysine-specific demethylase 4C (The sequence of the model RefSeq protein was modified relative to this genomic sequence to represent the inferred CDS: deleted 2 bases in 1 codon; substituted 1 base at 1 genomic stop codon), translating into MAGTGGSTPGNPSLKIMTFRPTMEEFRDFNQYLVYMESQGAQRAGLAKIIPPKEWKPRRTYDDIDDLVIQAPIQQMVAGQSGLFTQYNIQRKPLTVKEFRQLANSDKYCTPRHLSFEDLERKYWRNLTFVSPIYGADVSGTLYDEGVEEWNIGHLNTILDVIEEDCGVAIQGVNTPYLYFGMWKTSFSWHTEDMDLYSINYLHFGEPKSWYAIPPEHGKRLERLATGFFPNSFKGCEAFLRHKMTLISPSILKKYSIPFDKITQEAGEFMVTFPYGYHAGFNHGFNCAESTNFASVRWIDYGRVATQCTCSKDMVKISMDPFVRLFQPERYQGWLQGKDPCPIDHTLATPGCTPQLEGWVQRRARTKPASKSLPPIRTRSKRHKTVEEPVDMEACAVEKCRRVESCSEEKEATAPTPQDYKSPNALLQGIGSTGRRRQMCVVKVNRVEADTLIHKSSIREDPSGPPRQKVSAREGNVSKVLPDTQLSMSTIQSHTPLESSRADKHMDTHTHTLAPGSLTVVTDISVAPTGQNTSPSEESKGNQATSSDCDSGAQGNTHMEHTHTPPGESPLTSRHSLQQRYLXTGSQALCGEASSTLTPTPTDLWPEVHQLPPPTTSQASDVRSDCPAAEPPVPSSLARVPGAGCVSEMPLLTPEPVELEQEEPDVVTQEMPALTPALCSEAPADRHTHAPALYRESDVPVQSHTAPPELTIEALNQEPPLGPDPPGREAHTDGTHTHTWKHTPSPEQDTHPESHTLTAAEAQDAPPTLEIQPTQSPAKVHNHTRLCAGPSPSGALNTTAHTPTLTQQITGLTQTQTRNCITTAHAYTTEHTETHPNTTAHSTRSSLFFRSQPGTSGLSASPGLRPDTTEHGTHLSITDLSTDTTEHSTHLSITDLSTDTTEHSTHLSITDLSTDTTEHSTHLSITDTTEHGTHLSITDTTEHGTHLSITDLSTDTTEHGTHLSITDGHALSTDTPPYTTPTEAGRDAVHYNTNPNAYIDTLLSPTHTLTSPSTHSGRLTQSAGALPNDSHSSAYTLLGTLPPESSLVEMRPQSLPPDALWGSLPAPSPAVLIESVRPELTDSLTAYHTPATAYDRHALHTFSLWEEPRCKAVSSPEPPEPPEREQTWTQLEPSCPHTHTHAHTHTHAHTHQDSQPEVTAAGLPSNELASSECGGSEREGEGEGGGGGGGGGGGGGRASSSDDSYNSNLSESECGDSGLEPGEVPTYQAAAMKKSTKSWRLPLRKPTARAAPSAVKQQNISDEEPPECSTAEGEGQEEEEVEVWARPLVQLWHSRGRCLSAEREYNAAAAQSRPHCAVCTMFMPYHQPEERSEGKRGAKEVVQGSGGFLRSRPLIPEICFAFREGSCPPTALLEEDGSSPLIRCTICCVQVHASCYGVTADDIGKAWSCDHCLSGDQAAECCLCNLHGGALKTTTDHRWAHVMCAIAIPEVKFVDEAKRSPIDISAIPSQRYKLKCIYCGKRVRRAAGACVQCSCGRCSTSFHVTCAHAAGVAMEADDWPYVVFITCHRHQSRSSSAKRSVREELVVGQTVITKHKNLRYYSSRVTHITSHTFYEVMFDDGSFSNDTFPEDIVSRDCAALGPPEVGEVVQVKWPDGLYYTAKYLGSNTTHMYQVEFEDGSQVMAKREDIYTLDEDLPKKVKGRLSTASSMRFQDAFFTSQAGRKRQRTPNSRFQRDYITKSS